TATTTAATAACAAAAAAGAATAAGGCTTAAACATTTTATACTGTCAAGCCTTAGTAGCCGCCCTATTAAGTTGTAAATTTCTTCTTAACTATAGGGGGTGTCAACAACCCCGTCCCCCTGACACAGACCCCCCTGACACAGACCCTCCCATTCTTAATTCAATATTTTTTAAAACGTTAATTGCATGGTGGATATAAATCTGTTATAATAGAGATATTCTGAATAGAGATATTCTGTTTGAAAAAGTTGATAAATTGGTGATTTTGGCATTTCAAAATCCAAAACTTCTTCGTTATAGAGACCAATTTGGCGTTAATCAAGGGATTGACGATTGAAATATCTCCACTATGTAATTAGTGTTTTTATTTTTTCCTTGAAAAGTTTATTGACCAGTTCCGGATTCGCCTTACCCTTCGTAGCCTTCATAACCTGACCGACTAAAAATCCCATAGCTTTATCTTTGCCGTTCCTGTAATCACTGACCGATTTAGGATTCCCGGCGATTATCTCTTCAACAATTGCAGACAGTGATCCTTCATCACTAATTTGGACCAGCCCTTTTTCCTTGACGATAGTACCGGCATCCTTTCCAGTCGCAAACATCTCTTCGAATACAACTTTGGCAATCTTGCCGCTAATCGTGCCTTCGTCGAGAATTTTGAATAAAGATGCCAGGTTGACGGGACTTACCGGGCATTTATCTATTTCGAGATTGTTGGCGTTAAGCAAGCGTGAGAGATCCCCCATGATCCAGTTGCTGACTGTCTTTGGTGAAGAATAGGCGTTGAGGCATGCTTCAAAGTAATCAGCCATTTCTTTTGTCGAAGTCAGAACACCGGCGTCATACTCAGGCAGTCCGTAATCACGCACATAGCGATCGCGGCGGGCGTCGGGCAATTCCGGGAGCCGGTTTCTGACAGACTCCACCCATTCCCTTTCAATAATCATGGGCGTCAGATCCGGTTCTGGGAAATAACGGTAATCATGAGCTTGTTCCTTACTTCTCAAAGGCAGTGTTATCCCCTGTCCTTCATCCCAGGTCCTGGTTTCCTGGACAATTCGCCCGCCTTCTTCCAATACCTCTATTTGCCTGCTGACTTCGTAGGTCAGGGCTTTTTGAAGAGCTCTGAAAGAGTTCATGTTTTTGATCTCTGTTTTTGTGCCAAATTCCTCTTTTCCAGTCTGCCGCACAGAAACATTTGCGTCGCATCTCAAACTGCCTTCCTCCATCCGGCAGTCTGAAACTCCTGTATATTGAATTATTGATTTTAGTTTTTCCAGATATATTCTGGCTTCCTCGGGCGACCGGAGATCCGGTTCGGATACTATTTCCAGCAGCGGAACTCCGGCGCGGTTATAATCTACAAGTGAAAAAGGCGTAGTGGTTATAGTTCCCTGATGCACCAATTTCCCCGTATCTTCCTCCATATGCACCCGTGTAATACCTATTTTTTTTATTTCTTCGTCCAGTTCAATTTCCAGGCGCCCGTTCAAGGCAATCGGCAAATCATATTGTGAAATCTGGTAGTTCTTAGGCATATCAGGATAATAGTAATTTTTACGATCAAATTTCGAGAACTCGGCAATACGGCAGTTTAAGGCCAGGGCTACCAGGATTGCATCCTCCACAACCTTTTTATTGACTACCGGAAGTACGCCAGGCAAACCAAGGCATACCGGACACACGTGAGTATTTGGCTTTCCCCCGAAAGATGTGGAGGAACTGCAAAATATTTTGGAATTCGTTTTTAATTCCAGATGCACTTCAAGACCGATGACGGTCTCATACTGGTTCAAGATAAAAAACCTCCCCTTTTGCGTTATAACTCCGGGTGCTTTTTATGATAGCCGGTACTTTGTTCAAAAGCATAGGCTGCCTGAAGCAGTTTGCCCTCGTTGAAAGGCCTGCTCATCAGCTGGAGCCCCACGGGCAAACCATTGACAAAACCACAGGGTAAAGAAAGCCCTGGAATTCCGGCAAGGTTTACCGCTATTGTAAATACGTCTGAAAGATACATTTTTAGCGGATCACCCGTTTTCTCGCCAAAACGAAAAGCCGGGGACGGTGTTGTTGGTGAAAGCAAAATATCGAACTTCTCAAATGCGTTGTTAAAGTCTTCTTTAATTAACGTACGGACCTTAAGCGCCTTTAAATAATAGGCATCGTAATAGCCGGCTGAAAGAACATAAGTACCCAGCATGATCCGGCGCTTGACCTCGGCGCCGAAACCCTGGCTCCGTGTTTTTATAAACATGTCCACGACATCCTGTGCTCCCTCAGTCCTGAACCCGTAACGGACACCGTCGTAACGGGCCAAGTTTGAGCTTGCTTCAGCCGGAGCAATCAGGTAGTAAACAGGGAGGGAGAAACCCAGATTAGGCAGGCTTGTCTCCTCTATACTAGCCCCGTTTAATTCAAATATGGCCATAGCCTTTTCAATAACCTGCCTGACCTCTGCGTCGATACCTTCACTCATATATTCCCGGGGCACACCTATCTTCAAACCTTTTATATCGTGAACAAGACAGCGCCTGAAATCCGGAACTTCATTTGTAGAAGAAGTTGCGTCAAGCGGGTCATGGCCGCAGATTGCGTTAAGCATCAGCGCGCAGTCCGTAACATCTCTGGTGAAGGGGCCGATCTGGTCAAGAGAAGAAGCGAAAGCAATCAACCCGTAGCGGGATACAGCTCCATAGGTTGGTTTGATCCCCACAACTCCGCAAAAAGCTGCCGGCTGACGGATAGAACCTCCGGTGTCAGAACCGATTGCGCAAATTGCCTCTCCGGCTGCAACTGCGGCAGCGGAACCGCCGCTGGAACCACCGGGAACACATCCGAGATCCCAGGGGTTGTGAGTTGCAAAAAATCCGGAGTTCTCTGTTGAAGAACCCATTGCGAATTCATCCAGGTTGGTTTTGCCTGTCATTGCTATATGCTGACTGGCGAGTTTTATAACAACAGTGGCGTCATACGGAGGTATAAAATTATAGATAATCTTTGAGGCAGCTGTTGTCCGCACACCTTCGGCGCAAATATTATCCTTTATCGCGATCGGTATGCCCGCCAAAGGAGGAACCGGCTGGCCGGCCCCGATCATGTCATCTACCTCCTGTGCGCTTTTCATGGCTTGATCGCGGGTTAACGTAAGATAGGCCTTTACACTGTCCTCAACGGATTCAATTCTATCAAAAACAGCTTTGTTAACCTCCACTGCCGATATTTCTTTTTTGATCAATAAATCGTGCAGATCATGAGCCGTTAAATAATAAAGCGACAAAAAAACGCCTCCTTAAACGATCTTTGGTACTCTAAAACAATCCTCGTCCCTGTCCGGACAATTAGCCAGTACTTTTTCCGAAGGCAAGTGCCGGTCAACCTTGTCTTCCCTGAACACGTTAAAAAGGGATAGAACATGAGCCGTAGGCTCAACATTGGCTGTATCCAATTTTTGCAAAGACTCAAAATGCCCCAAAATATCATTCAATTGCCTTGTGTAGATTTCTTTTTCATCGTCTGACAGTTCCAGCCTGGCCAGTAAAGCTACATGTTCAACATCGGATTTTTTAATCAATTATCTCACCTGCCCAATTAATCTATAGATATATACAAATTATAACAAAATAAATCCAGTTTAAAACAGTTTTTCAGCAATATTTGACAAATTATGTTTACACACTTAACATTGCTTTAAATTGTTCCTCGTTAAGAACCTTAACCCCAAGCGCAACTGCTTTTTCATATTTCGAACCGGGATTTTCACCGCAGACCAGGAAGTCTGTCGAACGGCTGACACTGGAAGAAACTTTTCCGCCCTGCTCCCGGATGAGTTCCTGCGCCTCCAGTCTTGTATAGACGCCTAGCGTCCCGGTAATGACAAAAGTAAGTCCGTCTAAAAGCTTGTTTCCTGTCTGCTCTTTATTTTTTTCAAAAGTATTGATTCCCGCACGAATCAGGTTGTTGATTACATTACGGTTCTGTTCTATCGAAAAAAAGTCCCTGATACTTTCGGCTATCTTGGGGCCTATTTCAGGAATAATCGTCATTTCTTCTTCTTTTGCAGCCATCAAATTATCAAGCGTTCTAAAATGATCGGCTAAAATCCTGGCCGCCTTTTCACCGACGTGCCTTATACCCAAAGCAAAAATAAGCCTGGCTAAAGAATTTTCCTTACTCTTGCTTATCGCATCCAGTAAATTGCGTGATGATTTCGGCCCCAGGCGCTCAAGCCCGATTAGATCTTCGTACTGCAGATTATACAAACCGGAAGGATCATTAATCAGTTTTGCTTCAAGCAGTTGGTCTATGATCGCCGGACCAAGCCCGATAATATCCATGGCGCTGCGCGAGGCAAAATGAATTAAGCCTTCCCTGCTTTTTGCAGGACAGGCCATAGATGTACACCGGACTGCAGCCTCGCCTGCCAGACGAATAGTTTGTGAACCGCAAACAGGACATTTTTTTGGCATTTCCCAGGCTTTTTCCTGACCGGTACGTTTTTCTTTAACAACTTTTACTACTTCGGGAATAACATCACCGGCTTTTTGGACGATTACCATATCACCGATTTGGATGTCCTTATCCCTGATCAGGTCCTCATTATGGAGTGTCGCCCTGGAAACCCTTGTCCCGGCGAGCAGTACCTGCTCTAAGACAGCTGTCGGCGTAAGCACGCCTGTTCGTCCAGCGCTTATAGTGATATCTTTTACTCTTGTCACTGCCTGCTCCGGAGGAAACTTATAGGCAACCGCCCAGCGCGGGCTTTTCATAGTTGCTCCCAGGCGCTCCTGCTGATTAAGTGAATTAACCTTTATTACAAGGCCGTCTGTAACATAAGGCAGGGTAAATCTTTTATCCTGCCACTCCCTGCAGTACGCTATAACGTCTGATATCTCATCAAAGATATCTATCTCCGGATTGACCCTGAAACCGGCTTCCTTTAAAAAATTTAAAGCCTGGGTATGGCTCTGTACTGTTATGCCCTCATTGAAACCGATTCCATAAACGAAAATATTCAGGCTGCGCTTAGCGGCAATCCGGGGATCGAGCTGCCGCAGCGATCCGGCAGCGGCGTTTCTTGGATTGGCCAGGAGTTGCTCTCCTGCCTCGCTTCTATCTTTATTCAGCCGGACAAAAGTCTCTTTAGCCATATATGCCTCACCCCTGACTTCAAGTCTGGCTGCATAGCTTCGTAAATGCAGGGGGATGCTTTTAATCGTCTTTAAGTTATTTGTAATATCTTCTCCAATTTCTCCGTCACCGCGGGTAGCGCCAAGAACAAAGTTTCCGTCGGCATAACGCAGAGAAACCGCCAATCCGTCTATTTTAGGTTCAACTACATATTCCACTTTTTCTCCGGACAGCGCTGCACGGACCCTCCGGTCAAAATCATTAAGTTCTTCATCGCTGAAAGCGTTGGCCAGGCTCAGCATCGGCGCCATGTGCGCAACAGTTGCAAATCCTTGTCCAGGCTGTCCTCCCACTCGCTGGGTGGGTGAAAAAGGAGTGACAAGTTCGGGATATTGTTTCTCGTACTTTTCTAGTTCCCTGATTAAACGGTCATATTCTTGATCGGAAATCACAGGATCATCAAAGACATAGTATCTGTAATCGTGTTCTTCTATTTCTTTTATTAGTTTCTCAACCATTAAGCGGGCTTTCCCATATTCCTCGTCCAAGACTACCACCACCTGCTTAACATTTCCGCCGCATCACGGATAATCAATGCCGCGGGCACAAAGATAACCTGGGCAAGCATTGTGCCCAGCAGTCTTGTGAAAGCCAAATAGATGGCCATCTGCCTGACGTCTTTTTCCTGCCGCACGCCGCGCATGGTCTGATCAGTAATAACTGCAGCAGTCGGGTCTACAACCGTAGCCGCCAGAACAGCCGCAATACCGTTAATGATACCCGACATCATGGTCGCTGTGGATCTGAAGTGGGGGATCAGGGCGCCTGCGTATAAAGCGGAAAGAACACCGGTTGTCCAAATTCCAGTGATAATTATATTTGCTATTAAAAAATACTTGGGTATGTTTAAAGGTTCTCTTAAGGCATCCCGGAACCTGCCTGTGCTTGGCAATCTGAATTTGTCCTTCATTGAAGAGAATTTCCGCGGCCTTATTATCGCCTCTAAAATCATTCGCGGCACTGAACCAATACCTTCTAAAAGGAGTATCCATTTTACAAATACCGAAACAAACTTCGGGATCAGCAAACCTCCCAGTATGGTCCCTAAAGTTCCCGAAAGAATTACAAGCCTTATTTGAGAATTCAACAAACTCAGCTCATGTTGGTAAAAGGGATTGCCAAGCAGTTGATCCGAGCCAACCCTGGCAACTCCGTTATTTATTGCGTGCTCAACAATCGAGGACATTAAAGGCGCCTGAATCAGATTCGCTGTACTGGCAATTAGGAAGATTACCTGAAACAGCGACAGCGCTGTAGCCAGCCTCTCGGTCCTGACACCAGACAAACGTACGGAATAAATTAAAGTGTTCACCATATGGATAACGGTTGTCAGAACAGCTACAATTAATAACTGCTTCATTAGGCCCCCATATAAAGCATTAATTATATTATTGCCAGAAAATAACTATATTTTATTTAGGATAAAACTTTTTCTAACGGCGCGTAAATGACCAGCAGTGTCTATATTAAGGGAATCCTCGGGCATAATCAGGCGCTCGGGAATTTCCTCAAGAAACCGTGAAGGCTTGTTAAAACGGGTTACTCCGTAAAGTGTACGCTGCCAGCAATGGGTAAGGTACAATTGCCGCTTTGCTCTTGTTATTCCGACATAGCAGAGGCGGCGCTCTTCTTCAAGCTCGAATTGTTCATCCAGCGAACGCGAATAAGGAAAGACACCCTCTTCCAGGCCAATTAAAAATACATTCGGAAATTCCAAACCCTTGGCGCTGTGCAATGTCATCAGGACTACCTGGTCACCTGTATCTTTATACCAGTCAATATCGCTGGAAAGAGCCATTTCAGCTAGAAAAACTGACAGGCTGCCGTGGCCGGCATACTTGTCGAACTCCTTTGTTACAGACATAAATTCCTTTAAGTTTTCCTGCCTGGTCCGCGATTCCACTGTATTTTCACTGACAAGTTCCTGCCAGTAGCCGGTCTGCTGTAAAATTCTTTGAGTGATTTCAGTAACATTCATCATCTCTTTTTCCTGAGATATTTTATTTAACACGTCCGCTAGGCTAAGGCAGGCCTGGCGTACTTTGCTGGTCAGACCGGGAATTCTTGCAGATCGTTCCAGAACCTCAAGAATGGCTATGTTCTGTTCAAGAGCAAAGCTTGACAACTTCTGAAAAGAAGCTTCCCCTACACCTCTTTTGGGCATATTAATTACTCTGGAAAGGCTTACCGTATCCGCCGGATTGACAAGCAGGCGCAAATATGCCAGCAAGTCTTTAATTTCTTTGCGGTCGTAAAACTTTAAGCCTCCTATAATAGTATAGGGAATCATCTCCCGCAGGAATATTTCCTCAACCACACGGGACATTGCATGTGTGCGGTATAAAACTGCGAAATCCCTATAATTTGCGCCGGAATGCTCCCTGATTGATCTTATCCGGTCAGCTATAAATTGGGCTTCCTGATGTTCATCCGGACCGAGATAGAGCATTACAGGCGTTCCCTGACCTTCAGCAGTCCACAAGTCCTTTTCTTTCCGGGAACTGTTGTTGCTGATTACCTCGTTAGCCACATCAAGAATTACCTGGGTTGAGCGGTAATTTTGTTCCAATTTGATTATTCTGGCATCGTGATAATCCTTCTCAAAATTTAGGATGTTCCGGATATTTGCTCCCCTCCAGCCATAGATACTCTGGTCCGGGTCACCAACCACAAAAAGACTGCGGTGCGCCGCTGCAAGCAGTTTTACAAGAACATACTGGGCTGTATTGGTATCCTGATATTCATCTACAAGAATATAGCGGAACTTGTTCTGATAGTATGCCAGGATACTAGGGTTCTGTTCAAAAAGGCGCACTGTCTGCATAATCAGATCATCAAAATCAAGAGCGTTGTTTTTAAGCAGGCGGCTCTGGTAGAATTCATAAATCTCAGCTACCTTCAGCTCGTAAAATCCATTGGCCTGCTCCTTAAATTCCTCAGAATCCATCAAATTATTCTTTGCCCTGGATATAACCGCTCCCACGGCCCTGGGAGAGAACTTTTTATTATCATAGTTAAGTTCTTTCAGACAATCCTTAAGCAGCGTTTGCCGGTCTGCGTCATCGTAGATAACAAAGTCCCCGTTATACCCTAGAAAATAGGCCTGTCTCCTTAAAATCCTGACACATGCGGCATGAAAAGTAAGTATCCAGATATCTCTTGCCGCATCCGGAACGGCAGCCGCGACTCTTTCTCTCATTTCATTAGCTGCTTTATTAGTAAATGTAATCGCCAGTACGTTAAAAGGAGATATTCTCATCTCCTTTAGAAGGTAAGCTATTTTAGTCGTCAGTACCTTGGTTTTGCCGCTTCCGGCGCCTGCAAGGACAAGAAGGGGCCCATTGATATATTTAACCGCTTCCGCCTGATTTTCATTTAAACCATCCAAGACATCCGTCATAAAAAACACATCCCGTTGAAATCTATAACTGCAGGGGATTGTGAAAACAGGAAAAATCACCTTCGTGACAGGCTACTCCCTTCTGATCAACCTTGACCAGCAGAGCGTCGGCATCGCAATCGTAATAGATCTCCCGCACTTTTTGTATATTTCCTGAGGTCGCGCCTTTATTCCAATACTCCTGACGGCTGCGGCTCCAGAACCATGTTTCCCCGGAGGCCATAGTCCGCGTCAGAGACTCTTTATTCATATATCCCAGCATCAGCACAATGCCGGTCTTTTCGTCCTGTATAACGGCAGGAATCAAACCGGCAGCGTCATACTTTAATTTTTCCAAGCCGAAGGACACTTTTTTTCAGCCTCTCATCGATATTTTTCAACCGTCAGTCCAGGTAGCTTTCTAAATATTTCCTCAAGCAAACCAACATAACTGTTCAAGGGTACTTTGAGAGAATTTGCAATAGGGTGGCATTTTGTTTTCAGGAGGAAAAAAGTTGTTTTTGATAAACACAGCTCCGGCAGTGTTTCATAATACCCCATGCCTTTGGCGAAAAGCAAATCAGCCTGCCCGATTAACCTGGAAAACTCCGGGGAGGCATTGTCAAGATCCAGCCCCGGGCTGTCAGTGCCTGTTGTAGCGACTCTATAAAATTTTTCTCTAATTCCGCTTTGAGTTAGATCATGCAGTGTAAGATCGTTTTGCACAGGACTCTCTTTGACAACGTAAAAAACGTCGGTATATTTCTCCAGGTAAGTAAGCAAGGGGAGATCGAAGAAACACTCCCCGGTATTATCTGCAAAATAAAGTATTTTTTTTCGATCCTGGCACTTACCATAATATACCAGTATGTCCTGTAATCTGTCAACATCATTAATAGCCAATTTAACCGGTTTGCTTAACTCATCCTGCAATGTGTCAGGGTCC
The window above is part of the Desulfotomaculum sp. genome. Proteins encoded here:
- a CDS encoding Asp-tRNA(Asn)/Glu-tRNA(Gln) amidotransferase GatCAB subunit B, whose product is MLNQYETVIGLEVHLELKTNSKIFCSSSTSFGGKPNTHVCPVCLGLPGVLPVVNKKVVEDAILVALALNCRIAEFSKFDRKNYYYPDMPKNYQISQYDLPIALNGRLEIELDEEIKKIGITRVHMEEDTGKLVHQGTITTTPFSLVDYNRAGVPLLEIVSEPDLRSPEEARIYLEKLKSIIQYTGVSDCRMEEGSLRCDANVSVRQTGKEEFGTKTEIKNMNSFRALQKALTYEVSRQIEVLEEGGRIVQETRTWDEGQGITLPLRSKEQAHDYRYFPEPDLTPMIIEREWVESVRNRLPELPDARRDRYVRDYGLPEYDAGVLTSTKEMADYFEACLNAYSSPKTVSNWIMGDLSRLLNANNLEIDKCPVSPVNLASLFKILDEGTISGKIAKVVFEEMFATGKDAGTIVKEKGLVQISDEGSLSAIVEEIIAGNPKSVSDYRNGKDKAMGFLVGQVMKATKGKANPELVNKLFKEKIKTLIT
- the pcrA gene encoding DNA helicase PcrA; protein product: MTDVLDGLNENQAEAVKYINGPLLVLAGAGSGKTKVLTTKIAYLLKEMRISPFNVLAITFTNKAANEMRERVAAAVPDAARDIWILTFHAACVRILRRQAYFLGYNGDFVIYDDADRQTLLKDCLKELNYDNKKFSPRAVGAVISRAKNNLMDSEEFKEQANGFYELKVAEIYEFYQSRLLKNNALDFDDLIMQTVRLFEQNPSILAYYQNKFRYILVDEYQDTNTAQYVLVKLLAAAHRSLFVVGDPDQSIYGWRGANIRNILNFEKDYHDARIIKLEQNYRSTQVILDVANEVISNNSSRKEKDLWTAEGQGTPVMLYLGPDEHQEAQFIADRIRSIREHSGANYRDFAVLYRTHAMSRVVEEIFLREMIPYTIIGGLKFYDRKEIKDLLAYLRLLVNPADTVSLSRVINMPKRGVGEASFQKLSSFALEQNIAILEVLERSARIPGLTSKVRQACLSLADVLNKISQEKEMMNVTEITQRILQQTGYWQELVSENTVESRTRQENLKEFMSVTKEFDKYAGHGSLSVFLAEMALSSDIDWYKDTGDQVVLMTLHSAKGLEFPNVFLIGLEEGVFPYSRSLDEQFELEEERRLCYVGITRAKRQLYLTHCWQRTLYGVTRFNKPSRFLEEIPERLIMPEDSLNIDTAGHLRAVRKSFILNKI
- a CDS encoding Asp-tRNA(Asn)/Glu-tRNA(Gln) amidotransferase subunit GatB; translated protein: MIKKSDVEHVALLARLELSDDEKEIYTRQLNDILGHFESLQKLDTANVEPTAHVLSLFNVFREDKVDRHLPSEKVLANCPDRDEDCFRVPKIV
- the gatA gene encoding Asp-tRNA(Asn)/Glu-tRNA(Gln) amidotransferase GatCAB subunit A (allows the formation of correctly charged Asn-tRNA(Asn) or Gln-tRNA(Gln) through the transamidation of misacylated Asp-tRNA(Asn) or Glu-tRNA(Gln) in organisms which lack either or both of asparaginyl-tRNA or glutaminyl-tRNA synthetases; reaction takes place in the presence of glutamine and ATP through an activated phospho-Asp-tRNA(Asn) or phospho-Glu-tRNA) yields the protein MSLYYLTAHDLHDLLIKKEISAVEVNKAVFDRIESVEDSVKAYLTLTRDQAMKSAQEVDDMIGAGQPVPPLAGIPIAIKDNICAEGVRTTAASKIIYNFIPPYDATVVIKLASQHIAMTGKTNLDEFAMGSSTENSGFFATHNPWDLGCVPGGSSGGSAAAVAAGEAICAIGSDTGGSIRQPAAFCGVVGIKPTYGAVSRYGLIAFASSLDQIGPFTRDVTDCALMLNAICGHDPLDATSSTNEVPDFRRCLVHDIKGLKIGVPREYMSEGIDAEVRQVIEKAMAIFELNGASIEETSLPNLGFSLPVYYLIAPAEASSNLARYDGVRYGFRTEGAQDVVDMFIKTRSQGFGAEVKRRIMLGTYVLSAGYYDAYYLKALKVRTLIKEDFNNAFEKFDILLSPTTPSPAFRFGEKTGDPLKMYLSDVFTIAVNLAGIPGLSLPCGFVNGLPVGLQLMSRPFNEGKLLQAAYAFEQSTGYHKKHPEL
- a CDS encoding phosphoribosyl-AMP cyclohydrolase codes for the protein MSFGLEKLKYDAAGLIPAVIQDEKTGIVLMLGYMNKESLTRTMASGETWFWSRSRQEYWNKGATSGNIQKVREIYYDCDADALLVKVDQKGVACHEGDFSCFHNPLQL
- a CDS encoding DUF2837 domain-containing protein, whose amino-acid sequence is MKQLLIVAVLTTVIHMVNTLIYSVRLSGVRTERLATALSLFQVIFLIASTANLIQAPLMSSIVEHAINNGVARVGSDQLLGNPFYQHELSLLNSQIRLVILSGTLGTILGGLLIPKFVSVFVKWILLLEGIGSVPRMILEAIIRPRKFSSMKDKFRLPSTGRFRDALREPLNIPKYFLIANIIITGIWTTGVLSALYAGALIPHFRSTATMMSGIINGIAAVLAATVVDPTAAVITDQTMRGVRQEKDVRQMAIYLAFTRLLGTMLAQVIFVPAALIIRDAAEMLSRWW
- a CDS encoding DNA ligase (NAD(+)) LigA; amino-acid sequence: MVEKLIKEIEEHDYRYYVFDDPVISDQEYDRLIRELEKYEKQYPELVTPFSPTQRVGGQPGQGFATVAHMAPMLSLANAFSDEELNDFDRRVRAALSGEKVEYVVEPKIDGLAVSLRYADGNFVLGATRGDGEIGEDITNNLKTIKSIPLHLRSYAARLEVRGEAYMAKETFVRLNKDRSEAGEQLLANPRNAAAGSLRQLDPRIAAKRSLNIFVYGIGFNEGITVQSHTQALNFLKEAGFRVNPEIDIFDEISDVIAYCREWQDKRFTLPYVTDGLVIKVNSLNQQERLGATMKSPRWAVAYKFPPEQAVTRVKDITISAGRTGVLTPTAVLEQVLLAGTRVSRATLHNEDLIRDKDIQIGDMVIVQKAGDVIPEVVKVVKEKRTGQEKAWEMPKKCPVCGSQTIRLAGEAAVRCTSMACPAKSREGLIHFASRSAMDIIGLGPAIIDQLLEAKLINDPSGLYNLQYEDLIGLERLGPKSSRNLLDAISKSKENSLARLIFALGIRHVGEKAARILADHFRTLDNLMAAKEEEMTIIPEIGPKIAESIRDFFSIEQNRNVINNLIRAGINTFEKNKEQTGNKLLDGLTFVITGTLGVYTRLEAQELIREQGGKVSSSVSRSTDFLVCGENPGSKYEKAVALGVKVLNEEQFKAMLSV